The Tindallia californiensis genome segment TTTATTTCTCCTGTGGCAAGCTGTACTTGAGGTTGATAGTACATTTCAAACTCATATTGCTCTAACCCTTTCCTAATATCATTTTCCATCTCAAGCCTCACAAGCGTTTCTTTGTGCATATCTTCTGAATACAGGCGATACCTATTCTTTCCAAACTTTTTAGCTTGAAACATAGCCATCTCAGCATGCATAATCATTTGATCCGGATTATCGCCATCTCCTGGAAATAATCCAATCCCAATACTTACGGTCATATATACTTCTTGATTTTCTACATAAAATGGTTTTTCCAATGATTTCAGAATTTTTTCAGCTACTACAACCGCTGCATTCACATTAGTCACTGGGTTCACTAAAATGGCAAATTCATCACCTACTAATCTTGAAATGGTGTCTCCTTCCCTCATAACCTTTCGCAACCTATTCGAAAAAGCTTCAATCAACTGATCTCCTGCTAAATGCCCTAAAGTATCATTAATTCTTCTAAATCGATCAATATTTAAAATAAACACGGCAAATATACTTTTCTGCGACTTAGCTCTTGCCATTGCTACCGCCATTCGGTCAATCAGCAAAAATCGGTTTGGAAGTCCCGTTAACGCATCATGATATTTTTGATACTCTAACTTTTCTTCTGTTTTGACTCTCTCTGTTAAATCATTAAAAATAGAAACATAGTATTCTGTCTGTTCTTCCTTATTACGAATGGCTGTTATTGTAAGTAATTCCGGATACACTTCTCCATTTTTTCTTCTATTCCATATTTCACCACTCCAAAACCCTTCTAATTGAATGCTTTTCCACATGTTTTCGTAAAAGTTTTTAGTATGTCGATCTGATTTTAAGATGCGAGGATTTTTACCAATCACTTCATCAGCCGAATAACCAGTTATATCTGTGAATGCCGGATTCACCCACTCTATTCTTCCACCTGCATCCGTAACAACTACTCCTTCGATGGTATTTTCTAAAATCGCTTCTGACATTTTTAATCGTTGAAAAACCTCTTTTGACCCTTGCAAATCTATGACTGTGCCAATGACCGCTTGGCTACCCTGATAACTAATAAGACTAGCCATTACTTGAACTTCTATTTGATAACCTTGCTTATGCAATCCTTTTATTGTGTAAGGAGCTACTTTTTCTCCTTCTAATCTTCTTCTTAGGTTTTCAAAGACTCTCTTTCGTTCTTTCGGTACAGCAATTTTATCCGCCGGTTCACCTATTAGTTCCTTAGACTCATATCCAAAAATACTAGCCAATCGGTCATTCACATATACATATGTTTCATTCTGGATAATATAAATACCTGCCAGGCTTGTTCCTACAAGTTCCTGGAATCCATGTTCCCATTCCGTAGCTTTATTTTCAAGATTTTTAACATAGGTGCAGTCTAAAAAATATCCTTCTATGTTAACAGGGTCGTCACCAACGTAGTGCACATTTCCGTATTCAGATATATGCCTTATTTCTCCTTTTTTAGCAATAATTCGATATTCGATTCTATATTGACTCTCTTTACTAGCAATAGTTTCTCTTATCCTGGTATTAATAATCGGATAATCATCAGGATGAACCATTTTTGAGTATATTGCATGATCATCTGATGCAATCTTCGCCTCATATCCAAACTGGTTGAAATTGTCTGATAGATATGAAAAACCAAAATTATGATTGATCCTTCTGATAAAGTAAACAGCAGGTCCATGAAAATGATTTTTTACAAGTGAGTTTCCCTCTATTGATGACATATATCGTCCCTCCTGCATATGCATACTCCTCTTGTCTTCACTATTTTATATAGATTGAATTGTAACATACTGTCTCAACCGCCGCAATGAAGAGACCGCCAATACCTTATTTATCTTCTAAAAAGATTTCTTTGAATAAACCCGTGCCCCCAATAGCATAAATATAAAAAACATCACTAATTTTACGGTTATTTTAAGCCATAGAGTAATGTTTCTTACATGATGTGGTTCTATAATACGCCTCACCACACCAACAACTTTACATGATTGAACCAATGTCGGATCTTCTACTCTATTAGCATCACCCATTGTAACAAAACTTACTTCACCAACGCTTCCATTGCTCCATTTTTCTATCCCCACCACTCGATGTGTTGTGCAAGGCTTTTGACTTCTATAGCATAAATAAGTAATGATTTCATCAATTTGTATCATTTCAGCTTCTTTTTCTTTCACAATGATCAAAGAGCCATTCATGATAGTTGGCTCCATACTACTTCCATGTACAACATACATTCGATACCCTAAAATGCTTGGTGGAATATCACTATATTGAACAGAAAAACCTTCTATTAACCCATAAATAAAAACAGAGAAGCATATGACCATCAATATTATCCAGCAATCATTTTGATAATGACCTTCCGGC includes the following:
- a CDS encoding sensor domain-containing protein; this encodes MSSIEGNSLVKNHFHGPAVYFIRRINHNFGFSYLSDNFNQFGYEAKIASDDHAIYSKMVHPDDYPIINTRIRETIASKESQYRIEYRIIAKKGEIRHISEYGNVHYVGDDPVNIEGYFLDCTYVKNLENKATEWEHGFQELVGTSLAGIYIIQNETYVYVNDRLASIFGYESKELIGEPADKIAVPKERKRVFENLRRRLEGEKVAPYTIKGLHKQGYQIEVQVMASLISYQGSQAVIGTVIDLQGSKEVFQRLKMSEAILENTIEGVVVTDAGGRIEWVNPAFTDITGYSADEVIGKNPRILKSDRHTKNFYENMWKSIQLEGFWSGEIWNRRKNGEVYPELLTITAIRNKEEQTEYYVSIFNDLTERVKTEEKLEYQKYHDALTGLPNRFLLIDRMAVAMARAKSQKSIFAVFILNIDRFRRINDTLGHLAGDQLIEAFSNRLRKVMREGDTISRLVGDEFAILVNPVTNVNAAVVVAEKILKSLEKPFYVENQEVYMTVSIGIGLFPGDGDNPDQMIMHAEMAMFQAKKFGKNRYRLYSEDMHKETLVRLEMENDIRKGLEQYEFEMYYQPQVQLATGEIKGAESLMRWKHVVKGQIPPGTFIPAAEESGLMVPLGIYTMKRVFAQSEKWKQKGFQEALISFNLSPIQFQQSDLYDQIKWILSETEADPAMLELEITENTAMVDIEYAINSLKRIKKLGIRVAMDDFGTGYSSLALLSRLPVDKLKIDRSFVSGIEKNADKQTIVAAMVGMCQQLGIEVVAEGVEEEVEKNFLLKVGCDMIQGYYYSPAVPADRFENMMKNRMFVDKNRFFF
- a CDS encoding signal peptidase I, producing the protein MLNTNLSKIRPEGHYQNDCWIILMVICFSVFIYGLIEGFSVQYSDIPPSILGYRMYVVHGSSMEPTIMNGSLIIVKEKEAEMIQIDEIITYLCYRSQKPCTTHRVVGIEKWSNGSVGEVSFVTMGDANRVEDPTLVQSCKVVGVVRRIIEPHHVRNITLWLKITVKLVMFFIFMLLGARVYSKKSF